Proteins co-encoded in one Methylobacterium sp. WL1 genomic window:
- a CDS encoding PAS domain S-box protein: MDVEHDALRRRLQEAEAEIERLRAYNASAVHAPSGNERTSAAGIDLLFTAAEKTRMPQIVTDPNLPDNPIVFANRAFQELCGYGAEDLIGRNCRFLQGPGTDPADVAKVRDAIAARRDVVVEILNYHRDGRPFRNELYVSPVFDADGQLRYFFASQLDVTRFRTEEERLAESEARYQTLFEAIDAGFCVVEMRFDAEGRAVDYRLIEVNPAFERHTGLRNAAGRWVSELVPDLEPSWFETYGAVAMTGRSVRFESAAVSMGRWFDVHALRVGEPARRRVAILFNDITDRRRLEDHLETAARERTDERDTLWRASRDLFVVCGFDGVYRAVNPAWTATLGWTSEDLVGARFDAFVHPDDRTLAEQALERVIAVGDVDDVDVRFRTRDGAYRWISWNVVPRGDHFYAAGRDVTERKALEEQLRQSQKLEAVGQLTGGVAHDFNNLLTVIKSSTDLLKRPNLPEERRTRYVDAISDTVARAAKLTGQLLAFARRQALQPEVFDVGRGVASVSDMVRTLTGARIHVDMQVVPLRDAAGLESPCLIDADPSQFDTALVNMVVNARDAMAGEGRITIRVQPVNRVPAVRAHPAIQGDFVAVSVTDTGTGIAPGDLERIFEPFFTTKGVGQGTGLGLSQVFGFAKQSGGEVVAESRLGAGSTFTLYLPRAVAAAVPEAEAPEPAALADGHGTCVLLVEDNLEVGAFAAQALQELGYSTVWATDAEKALREFERVPFRFEVVFSDVVMPGMNGVELAHEIRRRQSDLPVVLASGYSDVLAAHGTHGFELLRKPYSVTDLSRILRRAVERARSPARR, translated from the coding sequence ATGGATGTCGAACACGACGCGCTGCGTCGGCGCCTTCAGGAGGCCGAGGCCGAAATCGAGCGTTTGCGGGCGTACAACGCGAGCGCCGTGCATGCGCCGAGCGGCAACGAGCGCACGTCGGCGGCCGGGATCGACCTCCTGTTCACGGCGGCGGAGAAGACCCGCATGCCGCAGATCGTCACCGATCCCAACCTGCCCGACAATCCCATCGTCTTCGCCAACCGCGCCTTCCAGGAGCTGTGCGGCTACGGCGCGGAGGACCTGATCGGCCGCAACTGCCGGTTCCTCCAGGGGCCCGGGACGGATCCCGCCGACGTCGCCAAGGTCCGCGACGCCATTGCGGCCCGCCGCGACGTGGTCGTCGAGATCCTGAACTATCACCGCGACGGCAGGCCGTTCCGCAACGAACTCTACGTCAGCCCGGTCTTCGATGCGGACGGGCAGCTGCGCTACTTCTTCGCCAGCCAGCTGGACGTTACCCGCTTCCGCACCGAGGAGGAGCGCCTGGCCGAGAGCGAGGCGCGCTACCAGACCCTGTTCGAGGCCATCGATGCCGGCTTCTGCGTGGTGGAGATGCGGTTCGACGCCGAGGGCCGCGCGGTCGATTACCGCCTGATCGAGGTCAACCCGGCCTTCGAGCGCCATACCGGCCTGCGAAACGCGGCGGGGCGCTGGGTCAGCGAACTCGTTCCCGATCTCGAACCGTCCTGGTTCGAGACCTACGGTGCGGTCGCCATGACCGGGCGCTCGGTGCGCTTCGAGAGCGCCGCCGTGTCGATGGGGCGCTGGTTCGACGTCCATGCCCTGCGCGTCGGCGAGCCGGCGCGGCGGCGTGTCGCGATCCTGTTCAACGACATCACCGACCGGCGCCGCCTCGAGGATCACCTGGAGACCGCCGCCCGCGAGCGGACCGACGAGCGCGACACCCTGTGGCGGGCGAGCCGCGACCTGTTCGTGGTCTGCGGCTTCGACGGCGTGTACCGGGCGGTGAACCCGGCCTGGACCGCGACCCTCGGCTGGACCTCCGAGGATCTGGTCGGCGCCCGGTTCGACGCGTTCGTACACCCGGACGACCGGACGCTCGCGGAACAGGCGCTGGAGCGGGTGATTGCCGTCGGCGACGTCGACGACGTCGATGTCCGGTTCAGGACGCGCGACGGCGCCTATCGCTGGATCTCGTGGAACGTGGTCCCGCGCGGCGACCACTTCTACGCGGCGGGTCGGGACGTCACCGAGCGCAAAGCCCTCGAGGAGCAGCTCCGCCAATCCCAGAAGCTGGAGGCGGTGGGCCAGCTCACCGGCGGGGTGGCACACGACTTCAACAACCTGCTCACCGTGATCAAGTCGTCGACCGACCTGCTCAAGCGCCCGAACCTCCCCGAGGAGCGCCGCACCCGGTACGTCGACGCCATCTCGGACACCGTCGCCCGCGCCGCCAAGCTGACGGGCCAATTGCTGGCCTTCGCCCGGCGCCAGGCGCTCCAGCCCGAGGTGTTCGACGTCGGCCGCGGCGTGGCTTCGGTCTCCGACATGGTACGGACCCTGACGGGGGCGCGCATCCACGTCGACATGCAGGTCGTGCCCCTGCGGGACGCGGCGGGGCTGGAGAGCCCGTGCCTGATCGACGCCGATCCGAGCCAGTTCGATACGGCTCTGGTGAACATGGTGGTCAACGCGCGCGACGCCATGGCGGGCGAGGGCCGGATCACCATCCGGGTGCAGCCCGTGAATCGCGTCCCGGCCGTGCGGGCCCACCCGGCGATACAGGGGGATTTCGTCGCGGTCTCGGTGACCGATACCGGCACCGGCATCGCCCCCGGTGACCTGGAGCGGATCTTCGAGCCGTTCTTCACGACCAAGGGGGTGGGGCAGGGCACCGGTCTGGGCCTCAGCCAGGTGTTCGGCTTCGCCAAACAGTCCGGTGGCGAGGTCGTCGCCGAGAGCCGCCTGGGCGCGGGCAGCACCTTCACCCTGTATCTCCCGCGGGCGGTGGCTGCGGCTGTCCCGGAGGCCGAGGCGCCCGAGCCCGCGGCCCTGGCCGACGGCCACGGCACCTGCGTCCTCCTGGTCGAGGACAACCTCGAGGTCGGCGCGTTCGCCGCGCAGGCCCTGCAGGAACTGGGCTACAGCACGGTCTGGGCGACGGACGCGGAAAAGGCGCTACGCGAGTTCGAGCGTGTCCCGTTCCGCTTCGAGGTCGTGTTCTCGGACGTGGTGATGCCCGGCATGAACGGGGTCGAGCTGGCCCACGAGATCCGCCGCCGGCAATCCGACCTCCCGGTCGTCCTGGCGTCGGGCTACAGCGACGTGCTTGCAGCGCACGGCACCCACGGCTTCGAGCTGCTGCGCAAGCCGTACTCGGTCACCGACCTGTCGCGCATCCTGCGGCGCGCCGTCGAACGGGCACGGTCGCCGGCCCGGCGCTGA
- a CDS encoding acyltransferase, with the protein MSQRVGGEDRAANNFGTLRVLFAILVVLSHAPELADGNRSREWLTQVFGTLSLGEVAVDGFFLVSGYLITASYRAKRSFSDYLKRRALRIYPGFVVASLVCIAVVAPLSGGDLAAISPAETVLRLSLLLMPVVPGAFEALPYPILNGSLWTIPCEFGCYLLLGLVGGARALRRRRRRRYLVLLAGLGGVLALRWLVLPIGQPGHGLGVLSEMIRLSFVFCCGGAFQLFGDRIAYTGRGAAAAASLLLPLMFSPPLAEPAFAILGGYLIFWFALAVRPNALSRATARVDASYGLYLYAWPVQNLLVAHRPDLPPWTAAILTLAAAAPLGFLSWYLVEKPMLRHRPGTHRSAIRGSGDALTAAPALGP; encoded by the coding sequence GTGTCGCAGCGGGTCGGCGGGGAAGACCGAGCGGCGAACAATTTCGGCACGCTGCGCGTGCTGTTCGCGATCCTGGTCGTGCTCTCGCACGCGCCGGAGCTGGCGGATGGCAATCGGTCGCGCGAATGGCTCACGCAGGTGTTCGGCACGCTGTCGCTGGGCGAGGTCGCGGTGGACGGATTCTTCCTGGTGAGCGGCTACCTGATTACCGCGAGCTACCGCGCCAAGCGTTCGTTCTCCGACTACCTGAAGCGGCGGGCGCTGCGGATCTATCCGGGCTTCGTGGTGGCGTCCCTCGTCTGCATCGCCGTCGTCGCGCCCCTGAGCGGCGGTGACCTGGCCGCGATCTCGCCCGCCGAGACCGTGCTGCGCCTGTCCCTGCTGCTGATGCCGGTGGTTCCGGGCGCGTTCGAGGCGCTGCCCTATCCGATCCTCAACGGATCGCTCTGGACGATTCCGTGCGAGTTCGGCTGCTACCTGCTGCTCGGTCTGGTCGGCGGCGCGCGCGCCCTGCGGCGGCGGCGGCGGCGGCGCTACCTCGTCCTGCTCGCCGGCCTGGGGGGAGTGCTGGCCCTGCGCTGGCTCGTCCTGCCGATCGGCCAGCCCGGGCATGGGCTCGGCGTTCTGTCGGAGATGATCCGCCTGAGCTTCGTGTTCTGCTGCGGCGGCGCCTTCCAGCTGTTCGGCGACCGGATCGCCTATACCGGCCGGGGCGCAGCCGCCGCCGCGTCGCTGCTCCTGCCGCTGATGTTCAGCCCGCCGCTCGCCGAGCCGGCCTTCGCGATTCTCGGCGGCTACCTGATCTTCTGGTTCGCCCTGGCGGTGCGCCCCAACGCCCTCAGCCGCGCCACCGCGCGCGTCGATGCCTCGTACGGGCTCTATCTCTATGCCTGGCCTGTGCAGAACCTGCTGGTCGCCCATCGGCCGGACCTGCCACCCTGGACGGCCGCGATCCTGACCCTCGCGGCGGCGGCCCCACTGGGGTTCCTGAGCTGGTACTTGGTCGAGAAGCCGATGCTCCGACACCGGCCCGGTACGCACCGGTCTGCGATCCGGGGTTCCGGCGACGCCCTGACGGCCGCCCCCGCGCTCGGCCCGTGA
- a CDS encoding RNA polymerase sigma factor region1.1 domain-containing protein: protein MTQTIDRGTLDRLIALGRARGALTAIDLQAVLPVDRMDVDALVLVMLELDAAGVSVEPEAFGPPLDRAIPGSVILPEQQPGTPPPVLPAGGTRAPAAAAEPRPIRSAAAPGLDPDDSRDATRAVALAALATFLILGAVLLML, encoded by the coding sequence ATGACGCAGACGATCGATCGCGGAACGCTGGACCGGCTGATCGCCCTCGGCCGGGCGCGGGGCGCACTCACGGCAATCGACCTGCAGGCCGTCCTCCCGGTCGACCGCATGGATGTCGACGCCCTGGTGCTGGTGATGCTGGAGCTCGACGCCGCGGGGGTGAGCGTCGAGCCGGAGGCCTTCGGACCGCCCCTGGATCGGGCGATCCCGGGATCGGTCATCCTCCCGGAGCAGCAGCCCGGGACGCCGCCGCCGGTCCTGCCGGCCGGCGGGACCAGGGCTCCGGCCGCGGCGGCGGAGCCCCGGCCGATTCGATCCGCCGCCGCGCCGGGCCTGGATCCCGACGACAGCCGCGACGCCACCCGGGCCGTCGCGTTGGCGGCCCTCGCGACGTTCCTCATCCTCGGCGCCGTGCTGCTGATGCTGTGA
- a CDS encoding phage holin family protein, which translates to MRQRADGTLALLVAALRESATHLESLLSLARTEIDGNVRAIVSLVAIVGTIPVLLIVTFFLGLDGLVKLLAVPFGSEAPAALIVAAPFLVAAFALGWLGLRRMALSNLEPWRTWRQVKQDARELARPRG; encoded by the coding sequence ATGCGTCAACGAGCCGACGGCACCCTGGCCCTGCTGGTCGCGGCCCTGCGCGAGAGCGCGACGCATCTGGAATCGCTCCTGAGCCTGGCGCGGACCGAGATCGACGGCAACGTCCGGGCCATCGTCTCGCTGGTCGCGATCGTCGGCACGATTCCCGTGCTGCTGATCGTCACGTTCTTTCTCGGGCTCGACGGACTCGTGAAGCTGCTCGCCGTGCCGTTCGGCTCCGAGGCGCCGGCGGCGCTGATCGTGGCGGCGCCGTTCCTGGTCGCGGCGTTCGCGCTCGGCTGGCTCGGCCTGCGCCGGATGGCGCTGTCGAACCTGGAGCCGTGGCGGACGTGGCGGCAGGTCAAGCAGGATGCCCGGGAGTTGGCGCGGCCCCGGGGGTAA
- a CDS encoding HWE histidine kinase domain-containing protein, which translates to MSLTTRILLLVLLALTPALAIQGYNEVALRTSRDAAVRADALATVRGAAEDFSQLSERMRQALDLISGDPSVRARDPAACAAYLKRSAARLPHVILIALTDPAGAVICDSAGSAPGSYSTGARAYHHRALEAGGFAVGGYALGTVSNRPSIHFARVVAGGDATDGSATDVLLAAVDLDWLSDHLEQTLHQAETAITVTDRDGLIIARRPDGADWIGKPIPQERVVMRTARDGEVRIAEGLDGRTRVIATAMPEGPLSGVRLVAGRDSAAAFADIDAASRRGLVLIVLGAVLALAAALLAGRMFIRHPIDRLLRVAAAWQDGELSARTGLRGLAEFGRLGRKLDAMASALQSNTDALHAEIRHGRALQEQQVTMLHELNHRVKNTLATVQALARQSRGAEGVLEARILALSKTHDLLTREDWSGASLREVLESELNPYRTGADQIGLDGPDVALSPRHVLALGMTIHELTTNAAKYGALAVPGGRVRVSWSLAAPEGGIRRLRLDWQESGGPPVQPPARAGFGTRLISGGVRRELDGMVDLAFEAGGLRCHLDVPIESGPSTILVPTR; encoded by the coding sequence ATGTCGCTCACCACCCGCATCCTGCTGCTGGTGCTGCTGGCGCTCACGCCGGCTCTGGCGATCCAGGGCTACAACGAGGTTGCCCTGCGCACGAGCCGCGACGCGGCGGTGCGTGCCGACGCGCTCGCCACCGTCCGGGGCGCCGCGGAGGATTTCTCCCAGCTGTCGGAGCGGATGCGCCAGGCGCTCGACCTCATCTCCGGGGATCCATCCGTGCGGGCGCGCGACCCCGCTGCCTGCGCGGCCTACCTGAAGCGCTCCGCCGCCCGGCTCCCGCACGTGATCCTGATCGCGCTCACGGATCCCGCCGGCGCGGTGATCTGCGACAGCGCTGGCTCGGCACCGGGATCCTACTCGACCGGCGCACGCGCCTATCATCACCGCGCCCTGGAAGCCGGCGGATTCGCGGTCGGCGGCTACGCGCTGGGGACCGTCTCGAACCGGCCCTCGATCCACTTCGCCCGGGTCGTGGCCGGGGGGGACGCGACCGATGGCTCCGCGACGGACGTCCTTCTGGCCGCCGTCGATCTCGACTGGCTGTCCGACCATCTGGAGCAGACCCTGCACCAGGCCGAGACGGCCATCACGGTGACGGACCGCGACGGCCTGATCATCGCGCGGCGCCCGGACGGGGCGGACTGGATCGGCAAGCCGATCCCGCAGGAGCGCGTCGTGATGCGGACGGCCCGGGACGGCGAGGTGCGCATCGCCGAGGGCCTTGACGGCCGCACGCGGGTCATCGCCACGGCCATGCCGGAGGGGCCGCTCTCCGGGGTGCGCCTCGTGGCCGGGCGCGACAGCGCGGCGGCGTTCGCGGATATCGATGCCGCCAGCCGCCGCGGGCTGGTGCTGATCGTCCTGGGCGCGGTCCTGGCGCTGGCGGCGGCGCTCCTGGCCGGACGGATGTTCATCCGCCACCCGATCGATCGCCTGCTCCGGGTCGCGGCCGCCTGGCAGGACGGCGAACTCTCCGCCCGCACGGGCCTGCGCGGCCTGGCGGAGTTCGGCCGCCTCGGGCGCAAGCTCGACGCCATGGCGTCGGCGCTCCAGAGCAACACCGACGCGCTGCACGCCGAGATCCGCCACGGCCGCGCCCTGCAGGAACAGCAGGTGACGATGCTGCACGAGCTGAACCACCGGGTGAAGAACACCCTGGCCACGGTGCAGGCCCTGGCCCGCCAGTCCCGCGGCGCCGAGGGCGTCCTCGAGGCGCGGATCCTGGCGCTGTCGAAGACCCACGACCTCCTGACCCGCGAAGATTGGAGCGGCGCCTCCCTGCGTGAGGTGCTGGAGAGCGAGCTGAACCCCTACCGCACCGGCGCCGATCAGATCGGCCTCGACGGGCCCGACGTCGCGCTCTCACCCCGGCACGTGCTGGCCCTGGGGATGACGATCCATGAGCTGACCACCAACGCCGCCAAGTATGGCGCCCTCGCGGTGCCGGGGGGACGGGTGCGGGTCTCGTGGTCGCTGGCCGCGCCGGAGGGCGGGATACGGCGCCTGCGCCTCGACTGGCAGGAGAGCGGCGGCCCGCCGGTGCAGCCGCCGGCCCGGGCCGGCTTCGGGACCCGCCTGATCTCCGGCGGTGTCCGGCGCGAGCTCGACGGCATGGTCGACCTCGCCTTCGAGGCCGGGGGCCTGCGCTGCCATCTGGATGTGCCGATCGAGTCGGGGCCGAGCACGATCCTGGTGCCGACGCGGTAG